Proteins encoded together in one Coffea arabica cultivar ET-39 chromosome 2c, Coffea Arabica ET-39 HiFi, whole genome shotgun sequence window:
- the LOC113728037 gene encoding bifunctional protein FolD 4, chloroplastic-like isoform X1, whose product MASPSSMTTTSSTTSKLVFSGCSTSSSSSSSSSRRFLPLTTATTSSKCRAFHFHRRFNPLRHVHLRPCKNPTTVFSQTINRPSFIAAAMATEASAKVIDGKRVAKEIREEVAAGVSKMKEALGVVPGLAVILVGDRKDSATYVRNKKKACEDAGIKSFEACLPKDTAEEEVLKHISSFNNDPAVHGILVQLPLPSHINEQNVLNAVCIEKDVDGFHPLNIGRLAMRDREPLFVPCTPKGCIELLHRYGVVIKGKRAVVIGRSNIVGMPAALLLQREDATVSVVHSRTKNPEEFTREADIIISAVGQANMVKGSWIKPGAVIIDVGINPVEDSESPRGYRLVGDVCYDEARQIASAITPVPGGVGPMTIAMLLSNTLISAKRIHNFN is encoded by the exons ATGGCATCGCCCTCCTCCATGACGACGACGTCGTCTACCACTTCAAAACTCGTATTCTCCGGCTGCTcaacctcctcctcctcctcctcctcctcctctcgtCGATTCCTCCCATTGACTACCGCCACCACCTCCTCCAAATGCAGAGCTTTTCACTTCCACCGCCGCTTCAACCCCCTCCGTCATGTCCATCTGCGTCCGTGCAAAAATCCCACAACTGTCTTCTCTCAAACTATCAACCGTCCTTCGTTCATTGctg CTGCTATGGCTACTGAAGCTTCTGCTAAAGTTATTGATGGAAAAAGGGTTGCTAAAGAAATCAGAGAGGAAGTAGCAGCAGGAGTATCTAAGATGAAGGAGGCACTAGGCGTCGTTCCAGGGCTGGCAGTGATCCTAGTTGGGGACAGGAAGGATTCAGCAACTTATGTTCGCAACAAGAAGAAAGCTTGTGAGGACGCAGGAATTAAATCTTTTGAAGCGTGTTTGCCTAAAGACACGGCAGAAGAAGAAGTGCTTAAGCATATTTCAAGTTTTAATAATGACCCTGCGGTTCATGGCATCCTTGTTCAGCTACCTTTACCTTCT CACATCAACGAGCAGAATGTATTAAATGCTGTTTGCATTGAAAAAGATGTGGACGGATTCCACCCACTAAACATTGGACGTCTTGCCATGCGAGATAGGGAACCACTATTTGTGCCTTGCACGCCTAAAGGATGCATAGAATTGTTGCATAGATATGGTGTTGTTATCAAAGGGAAGAGAGCAGTTGTTATTGGCCGGAGTAATATTGTTGGGATGCCTGCTGCTCTATTGCTACAA AGGGAAGATGCAACTGTGAGTGTTGTCCATTCTAGAACAAAGAATCCTGAGGAGTTTACTAGAGAAGCTGATATTATCATCTCAGCTGTAGGACAAGCAAATATGGTGAAGGGTAGCTGGATAAAGCCTGGTGCAGTTATTATTGATGTTGGGATAAATCCAGTTGAG GATTCTGAAAGCCCTCGGGGCTATCGGCTAGTTGGTGATGTTTGTTATGATGAGGCTAGGCAAATTGCATCTGCTATCACTCCTGTTCCTGGCGGAGTTGGTCCTATGACAATAGCAATGCTGCTGTCAAATACTCTGATATCTGCAAAGAGAATTCACAACTTCAATTGA
- the LOC113728037 gene encoding bifunctional protein FolD 4, chloroplastic-like isoform X2, which produces MASPSSMTTTSSTTSKLVFSGCSTSSSSSSSSSRRFLPLTTATTSSKCRAFHFHRRFNPLRHVHLRPCKNPTTVFSQTINRPSFIAAAMATEASAKVIDGKRVAKEIREEVAAGVSKMKEALGVVPGLAVILVGDRKDSATYVRNKKKACEDAGIKSFEACLPKDTAEEEVLKHISSFNNDPAVHGILVQLPLPSHINEQNVLNAVCIEKDVDGFHPLNIGRLAMRDREPLFVPCTPKGCIELLHRYGVVIKGKRAVVIGRSNIVGMPAALLLQDSESPRGYRLVGDVCYDEARQIASAITPVPGGVGPMTIAMLLSNTLISAKRIHNFN; this is translated from the exons ATGGCATCGCCCTCCTCCATGACGACGACGTCGTCTACCACTTCAAAACTCGTATTCTCCGGCTGCTcaacctcctcctcctcctcctcctcctcctctcgtCGATTCCTCCCATTGACTACCGCCACCACCTCCTCCAAATGCAGAGCTTTTCACTTCCACCGCCGCTTCAACCCCCTCCGTCATGTCCATCTGCGTCCGTGCAAAAATCCCACAACTGTCTTCTCTCAAACTATCAACCGTCCTTCGTTCATTGctg CTGCTATGGCTACTGAAGCTTCTGCTAAAGTTATTGATGGAAAAAGGGTTGCTAAAGAAATCAGAGAGGAAGTAGCAGCAGGAGTATCTAAGATGAAGGAGGCACTAGGCGTCGTTCCAGGGCTGGCAGTGATCCTAGTTGGGGACAGGAAGGATTCAGCAACTTATGTTCGCAACAAGAAGAAAGCTTGTGAGGACGCAGGAATTAAATCTTTTGAAGCGTGTTTGCCTAAAGACACGGCAGAAGAAGAAGTGCTTAAGCATATTTCAAGTTTTAATAATGACCCTGCGGTTCATGGCATCCTTGTTCAGCTACCTTTACCTTCT CACATCAACGAGCAGAATGTATTAAATGCTGTTTGCATTGAAAAAGATGTGGACGGATTCCACCCACTAAACATTGGACGTCTTGCCATGCGAGATAGGGAACCACTATTTGTGCCTTGCACGCCTAAAGGATGCATAGAATTGTTGCATAGATATGGTGTTGTTATCAAAGGGAAGAGAGCAGTTGTTATTGGCCGGAGTAATATTGTTGGGATGCCTGCTGCTCTATTGCTACAA GATTCTGAAAGCCCTCGGGGCTATCGGCTAGTTGGTGATGTTTGTTATGATGAGGCTAGGCAAATTGCATCTGCTATCACTCCTGTTCCTGGCGGAGTTGGTCCTATGACAATAGCAATGCTGCTGTCAAATACTCTGATATCTGCAAAGAGAATTCACAACTTCAATTGA
- the LOC113728038 gene encoding T-complex protein 1 subunit theta-like has protein sequence MDLDPSTIYAINEVAIFAGAVDTTATETKGTALIHRAQQLENYAKIGAAKVGELIKAIAGSGAKVIVSGAAVGKMALHFCERYKLMVLMISSKFELQRFCHITGAVALLKLSSPNPDDLEYVDSISVDEIGGVKVTIVRNEEGGNSVSTVVLRGSSILDDLERAVDDGVNTYKAICRDSQIVPGAAATEIELARRLKEFSFKETGLDQYAISRFAESFEMVPKTLAKKAGLNAMEIIASLYAEPASGNTGVDIGLE, from the exons ATGGATCTGGACCCCAGCACTATTTATGCAATTAACGAG GTTGCTATATTTGCTGGAGCTGTTGATACAACCGCCACAGAAACAAAAGGAACTGCCTTAATCCACAGAGCTCAACAG CTTGAAAATTATGCCAAGATTGGAGCAGCTAAGGTTGGGGAACTCATAAAAGCAATTGCAGGATCTGGTGCAAAGGTTATTGTTAGCGGAGCAGCTGTTGGAAAGATGGCACTACATTTTTGTGAGCGTTACAA GCTCATGGTCCTAATGATTAGCTCCAAATTTGAGCTTCAACGGTTTTGCCATATCACTGGTGCTGTTGCTCTT TTGAAACTTAGTTCGCCAAATCCAGATGATCTTGAATATGTTGATTCCATTTCAGTGGATGAAATTGGTGGTGTTAAG GTTACAATTGTAAGAAATGAAGAAGGTGGAAATTCAGTATCCACAGTTGTTCTGCGAGGCAGCAGTATATTAGATGATCTTGAGAGAGCAGTTGATGATGGAGTTAATACATACAAG GCAATATGCAGGGATAGTCAAATAGTACCCGGTGCTGCAGCTACTGAGATTGAATTAGCCAGAAGACTAAAGGAGTTTTCTTTCAAAGAAACTGG CTTAGATCAGTatgcaatttccagatttgctgaAAGTTTTGAAATGGTACCTAAAACCCTAGCTAAGAAAGCTGGGCTTAATGCCATGGAGATCATAGCATCTTTGTATGCCGAACCTGCATCTGGGAACACCGGTGTTGACATCGGTTTGGAGTAG